A window of Acidimicrobiales bacterium genomic DNA:
GTGGCCACCGCCGTTCACCATGAGCTGGGGTCCCAGGAGCCGCCCGACGCCCCACGCGGCCACGAGCACAGGGGCCACCACGTCGAGCGCCTGGCTGGTGGGGAGCTCGGGGCAGCGGCGGCGGGCCAGCACGATGCCGACCGGCACAGCGAAGAGCAGCCCCCCGAAGGACGACAGCCCCCCGTGCCAGATGGCCAGGATGTCGCCCGGGTTGTTGGAGTAGTAGCTGATGTTGGCGATCACGTGCACGACCCGGGCCCCGACAATGGCGGACACCACGATCCACAGGAAGATCCCGGTCGCCCAGCGCCACGGGTAGCCGTACTTGCGCAGGCGGTGCTCGAAGTAGCGCAGGGAGAACCAGAAGGTCAGCGCCAGCCCGATCCCGTACGTGTGGATCTGGAGGGCTCCGATGTGGAAGTCGACGGGGATTGGCTTCAATCGGCTCTCCAGGACTCCGGTCGGCGCGCCGCGCCACGCAGTATCAGTATGCACCCCCTGCGGGACCAATCGCCCGGCGCCGGGCCGATCGTCGCAAGCTGGCTCTCGAACAGACGTTCGACTAGGATCCGGTCGTGAGCGATGACCGTGGGGTCCCCGTCCGCCTGCGGTGGCGGCTGGCCGAGGACGACGGCGGGCAGCCGGCCCTCTTTGGCGACGACGAGCTGCTGGACCGCCACGTGGGCAAAGGCGAGTACAAGGGACTCGAATTCCTCCATGTCAACGCCCGCCGGGTGATCAACGAGGTCCCCGCCGCATCGCGCATGCCGTTCCGGTACACGATCAACGCCTACAGAGGATGCAGCCATGCCTGTGCTTACTGTTTTGCTCGGCCGACGCACGATTATCTGGGGCTGAACATCGGGGAGGACTTCGACCGGCGGATCGTCGTCAAGGTGAACGCGGTCGAGCGGGTGCGGGCCGAGCTGGCCGACCCGAGGTGGCGCGGGGAGCCCATCGCGATGGGAACCAACACCGATCCCTACCAGCGCGCCGAGGGCAAGTACCGGCTGACGAGGGGGATCGTGGACGCGCTGGTCGGGGCGGGCAACCCGTTCTCGATTCTCACCAAGTCGACGCTCGTGCTCGGCGACCTCGACCGCCTGGCCGAGGGTGCGAGGAAGACGAGCGTCAGGACCAACCTGTCCATCGGGACGCTCGACGAGGATGTGTGGCGGACCAGCGAGCCGGGGACGCCGCACCCTCGCCAGAGGGTCGCCGCCGTGGCCCGGCTCAACGAGGCGGGCGTGCCGTGCGGGGTGCTCATCGCCCCGGTGCTGCCCGGTCTCTCCGACCATCCCGACCAGCTCGAGGCGGTGGTGGACGCCTGTGTCGAGGCCGGTGCCGTGTCGGTGTCGACCAACGCCCTGCACCTGCGTCCGGGTGTGCGGCAGCACTACCTGGCCTGGCTGGAGCGGACCTATCCCGACCTCGTCGACAGCTACCACCGGCGCTACCGGCGTAGCGCCTATATCCCAAGTGCCGACCAGCGCCAGCTCAGCGCCCTCGTGGCCCGCCTGGTCGGCGCCGCCCTGACCCGTCGAGGTCGTCGCTCCCCCGCGGGGGCGACCCGACCGTCCAGGACCGATCGGGCGCTCGCCCCGGGTAGGCGCCCGCTCGAGCAGGCGAGCCCGAACACCACGCACGCCCCCGAGCAGCCGTCGCCGGCCCAGCTCGACCTCGACCTGTGACCAGCTAGAGGAGCGGTGTCAGAACGCCGGCGCAGGGGCAAGCGGCGTCGCGCAGGTGGGCGACACCGAAGAGGTCCTCGATGGTGGCCAGCGTGCCGGCGTGGTCAACCGGCAGTGTCGACCGGAGGGCGCCCGGCGCTCCCTGGGCAACGACTATCGTGGCAATACGACCGCCGTGAGCACCGTTGCAGCACGATGCGCCGGAGGTGCCCTCGTCAAACGTCACGATCACGACCCCGTGGTCCCTGAACCAGCTGGATGCCAGCACCGGCTCCAGGTTCCTGGCCATCCAAGAGTCCATGATCGCCGTAGAGCAGTCGTGCCCGTCGTCGCAGAGGTCCGGTGTGACCCAGAGGAAGGGCGGGGCGCTGCCGCTGGTGAGGTCGGGCAACAGCTGGTTGTAGGGGACGACCCGTTGGCAGCGCGTCGGGTCGTCGGCGAGGTGCGAGACGTACATGAACGGATCGTGCTTCTTGGCGTAGGTGCCGTGGGAGACGCCGCGAAAGCAGGGCACCGGCATGGCCTCCATGTACGCCTTCCAGCCGATCCCCTTGGCCTCCAGCTGGTCGACCAGGGTCGATCCGTCGACCTGACAGCCGCCGCAGTCCGAGTCGATGCCGAAGGTGGTGCCGGCCAGCAGCTCCAGGTAGTTGGGAAGGCTGGGATGGGTCGTGGCGACGGCGTTCTCAGCCGTGCCGAAGCGCCTGGCCAGCCCGTTGAGGTACGGCGCCCCGGGGTCGCCGATCACGGCTCCCCGCTCCCGGTTCTCGAGGACCACGAGCATCACGTGGGCGACGCCCACCGGTGCCGGGAGGCTGGTCGACGTCGCCGCCGGGGCGCCGGGACGGACAACGGCGTGTCGCACCGGGCCGCCGCAGGCTGCCGCGACCAGCGCCACGCCGAGCGCCAGGCAGCACACCCGTTGGCGCGATCGGGAGACGACGGGTCTCGGTCCTGCCCGTCGCGCCTGTTGGCGCAGCATGAACCATCCTCCCACCCGATCTTTGGCCATACTTCTCTCCTGTGACGTCCGAGGACTTGGACACCCGACTCGACCTCCGCGCGGACACGCCGCCGCCGCCCGGGCCTCCGCCCGCGGCTCCGCCGCCGCGTGAGGGCCGGCGTCGGCACCGCCGCCGGCCGCGGCTCTGGAACGGCGTCTCGACGCGCGGCCGGGCCGGTCGTGGCGCCATCGCCGCAGTCCTCATCGTCGCGTTGACCTGGTTCGGTTGGTCTTTCGGCCACGCGCTGGTGGTTCCCGGCGGCGGGGGCCTCGGTGCCAACGCCACCGAGTGGGTGCGGGACCACGGGGGCGCCGGCATCGTCCGCTGGGTGGAGCGCGAGTGGTACCTGCACCACCAGCCGCCGAAGGGCGGGCGCCCGGCGCCGGGTCTCATCCCCAATTCCAGCCCGTCGACGAAGGCGCCGACCGCCAAGGGTCCTCCCCACCTGCCAGCTCCGGCTGCCGTCGTACCGCTGGCCAACCCGCCTCTGCCCGGCGAGGGAGACTGGCATCCCATCGGCCGTCTGGTGGGAGGCCTGCCGGCGGCGTACTCCGCCTACGTCAGGCCCGACCCCGTCCACACCAGCCTGGTCACCGGGGTGGCGTGGATGGACACCGAGCTGCTCCGGGCCAAGCTGTACTCCGGGTCGGAGGTCCCCGGCGGGAGCTGGCCGACCATGACGCCGGTCCCCCCCGAGCTGCGCCCTGCCATGTTGGGCGCCTTCAACTCGGGCTTCCGCCTGCAGGACTCCCGCGGCGGCTACTACACCGACGGCCGGCTCGCCAAGCCACTGGTCGACGGGGCCGCTTCTCTGGTCATCCGGACCAATGGCGTGCCGACCGTCGCCAAGTGGGGGAGAGACGCCGTCATGGGTCCTGACATCGCGTCGGTCCGCCAGAACCTGGCTCTCGTCGTCGACGGGGGCGCCCCCGTGCCGGGTCTCCAGAGCGACTCCAACGTCGCTTGGGGCGCCACGTTCGGGAACGCCGTCCTCGCCTGGCGTTCGGGTGTGGGCGTCACGGCCAACGGTGCCCTCCTGTACGCAGGAGGTCCCGGGCTCAGCGTGTACACGCTGGCTCAGGTGCTGGCCCACGCCGGAGCGGTGCGGGCCATGGAGCTCGACATCAACAGCGCCTGGGTGAACTACATCTCCTACGCCCAGGCCCCCGGCCTCCCCGCGGCGCCGGAGAACGGGACCAAGCTGCTCCCGAGCATGCAGTGGACGACCGGGCACAGCTTCGAGGCGAGCACTCGTGATTCGGTCGTCCTGTCGGCCACGCCGGGAGCGGATGCCCTGGCGGGCAAGACCACTCCCACGAGCTCGACCACACCAGCCCCGCGGCCGACCCGTAGGTGAGCGAGCCGACGGTCGAGCCCCTCGACCGGTTCCGCCTCGACGGTCGGGTGGTGCTGCTTACAGGGGCGTCGAGCGGTATCGGAGAGCACCTGGCGCGGGTCCTGCACGGGGCGGGCGGCCACCTGGTGCTGGCCGCCCGGCGCGCCGATCGCATCGAGTCCCTGGCGTCCGAGCTGGACCACGCCGTGCCGGTCGCCTGCGACGTGAGCCGCGACGAGGACCTGGAACGTTTGGTCAGGGTGGCCCTGGATCGGCACGGCCGCATCGACGTGCTGGTCAACAACGCGGGCACCTCCGACCCAGTGCCGGCCGAGGACGAGCCTGCGGAGCAATTTCGACAGGTGCTGGGCGTCAATCTCACCGCCGCCTTCGTCCTCACCCAGCTCGTCGGTCGTCAGATGCTCGAGCAGGCCAGCGGCGTGGTGGTCAACGTGGCATCCGTGCTCGGGCTGGTGGGGTCGGGGCAGATCCCCCAGGCCGGCTACGTGGCCAGCAAGGGGGGTCTCGTCAACCTCACCCGGGAGCTGGCCGCCCAGTGGGCGCGCCGGGGCGTGCGGGTGAACGCGCTGGCTCCAGGGTGGTTCCGCACGGAGATGACCGAGGTCATGTTCGCCGACGAGGGCGGGCAGCGGTGGATCAGGCGCAAGACCCCGATGGGCCGGGCGGGCGAGCTGCAGGAGCTCGACGGCGCCCTGCTGTTCCTAGCCAGCGAGGCCAGCAGCTACGTGACGGGTCAGGTGCTCACCGTGGACGGAGGATGGACGGCGATCTGAGCATCCGGCTGTCAGCCGGGTTCGTCAGCCGTCCGTGAGCACGACCACCTTGCCCAGCTTGCCGGGGGTGGCGAAGCGGTCGTAGGCCTCGGCCACGTGGTCGAGATCGAAGCGAGCAGCGATGGGCACCTGCAGCTGGCCGTCGGCGAGCAGCGGCAGGACGTGCTTCTCGAGCCGGCGCGCCGCATCGGCCTTGGCTTCGAGCGGACGGGCCCGCAGAGTGGATGCGACGATGCGGCCCCGCAGCATCATGAGTGTGCGCAGGTCGATGTCGGCGGTGGTGCCGGCACCGACCCCGATGACGCTGATGCGCCCTCCGGTGGCCAGGGCCGCCAGGTTGGCAGGCATGTTGGGTCCTCCGACCAATTCCAGGACCATGTCGAACGGTCCCCGTTCGACGAAGTCGTCGGTGCCGACGGCCTCGGCGCCAAGGGCCCCGACCGCGGGGCGCAGCTCGGGGTGCCGGACGGTCGCCGTGGTCCGTGCTCCTCCCGCCACGGCGAGCTGCACGGCGGCCGTGCCCACGCCACCGGCTGCGCCGTGGACGAGCACGCGCTCGCCGATTGCCAGCTGGCACTGGGTGAACAGCGCGTCATGTGCAGTCGTGAAGGCCTCGGGGAAGGCACCGGCGGCATCCCAAGGCAAGGAGTCTGGGACCGGCAGAGCTGTTCGCTCGTGGACGAGGACGAGCTCCGCCTGGGCACCTCCGCCGACGACCGCCATCACGCGGTCGCCGGGCCCGAACCGCTGGACGTCAGGTCCCACACCTACGACCTCGCCCGCCAGCTCCATCCCCGGGATGTCCTCGGGGCTGCCGGGGGGAGCGGGGTAGAGGCCTTGGACCTGGAGCAGGTCGGCGGCGTTGACGCCGGCTGCCCGCGTTCGCACCAGGAGCTGGCCCGTGCCAGGAACCGGATCGGGCCGTTCGGCGACGACCAGGGCACCGGCTGAGATCGTGGCTGCCCTCACGGGGTCAGTCTCTCAGCCGCTCGGCGAAGCAGGCGCCGCCGTGCTAGCGGACCCGGCCGGCGCCGTAGTAGGCGGAGCGGATGGCCGGGGCGTACTGGACGTTCGTGCCCGTGTGCTCAGCGACGACCATCTGGCCGTTGCCCACGTAGATGCCCACGTGGCCGGGAGCGGGCCCCCCGCCGCCCCAGTCCTCGAAGATGAGGTCGCCAGGCTGCAGGTCGTTCTGGGAGACGCGCGTGGTGAC
This region includes:
- a CDS encoding prolipoprotein diacylglyceryl transferase family protein; translation: MKPIPVDFHIGALQIHTYGIGLALTFWFSLRYFEHRLRKYGYPWRWATGIFLWIVVSAIVGARVVHVIANISYYSNNPGDILAIWHGGLSSFGGLLFAVPVGIVLARRRCPELPTSQALDVVAPVLVAAWGVGRLLGPQLMVNGGGHPTNAWYGLEYAGQVGKRIPVPVFQSLECFAILGILLLLERWTRGRPVGLLVWSAVALWSLTRFTDEYFWLAVPHLWDAVEVVSLILSAAGFVAVAVLWRRRRRVEPARPEDGAPEPGPGAEVPAAT
- a CDS encoding radical SAM protein — protein: MSDDRGVPVRLRWRLAEDDGGQPALFGDDELLDRHVGKGEYKGLEFLHVNARRVINEVPAASRMPFRYTINAYRGCSHACAYCFARPTHDYLGLNIGEDFDRRIVVKVNAVERVRAELADPRWRGEPIAMGTNTDPYQRAEGKYRLTRGIVDALVGAGNPFSILTKSTLVLGDLDRLAEGARKTSVRTNLSIGTLDEDVWRTSEPGTPHPRQRVAAVARLNEAGVPCGVLIAPVLPGLSDHPDQLEAVVDACVEAGAVSVSTNALHLRPGVRQHYLAWLERTYPDLVDSYHRRYRRSAYIPSADQRQLSALVARLVGAALTRRGRRSPAGATRPSRTDRALAPGRRPLEQASPNTTHAPEQPSPAQLDLDL
- a CDS encoding alkaline phosphatase family protein, giving the protein MAKDRVGGWFMLRQQARRAGPRPVVSRSRQRVCCLALGVALVAAACGGPVRHAVVRPGAPAATSTSLPAPVGVAHVMLVVLENRERGAVIGDPGAPYLNGLARRFGTAENAVATTHPSLPNYLELLAGTTFGIDSDCGGCQVDGSTLVDQLEAKGIGWKAYMEAMPVPCFRGVSHGTYAKKHDPFMYVSHLADDPTRCQRVVPYNQLLPDLTSGSAPPFLWVTPDLCDDGHDCSTAIMDSWMARNLEPVLASSWFRDHGVVIVTFDEGTSGASCCNGAHGGRIATIVVAQGAPGALRSTLPVDHAGTLATIEDLFGVAHLRDAACPCAGVLTPLL
- a CDS encoding phosphodiester glycosidase family protein, producing the protein MTSEDLDTRLDLRADTPPPPGPPPAAPPPREGRRRHRRRPRLWNGVSTRGRAGRGAIAAVLIVALTWFGWSFGHALVVPGGGGLGANATEWVRDHGGAGIVRWVEREWYLHHQPPKGGRPAPGLIPNSSPSTKAPTAKGPPHLPAPAAVVPLANPPLPGEGDWHPIGRLVGGLPAAYSAYVRPDPVHTSLVTGVAWMDTELLRAKLYSGSEVPGGSWPTMTPVPPELRPAMLGAFNSGFRLQDSRGGYYTDGRLAKPLVDGAASLVIRTNGVPTVAKWGRDAVMGPDIASVRQNLALVVDGGAPVPGLQSDSNVAWGATFGNAVLAWRSGVGVTANGALLYAGGPGLSVYTLAQVLAHAGAVRAMELDINSAWVNYISYAQAPGLPAAPENGTKLLPSMQWTTGHSFEASTRDSVVLSATPGADALAGKTTPTSSTTPAPRPTRR
- a CDS encoding glucose 1-dehydrogenase; this encodes MSEPTVEPLDRFRLDGRVVLLTGASSGIGEHLARVLHGAGGHLVLAARRADRIESLASELDHAVPVACDVSRDEDLERLVRVALDRHGRIDVLVNNAGTSDPVPAEDEPAEQFRQVLGVNLTAAFVLTQLVGRQMLEQASGVVVNVASVLGLVGSGQIPQAGYVASKGGLVNLTRELAAQWARRGVRVNALAPGWFRTEMTEVMFADEGGQRWIRRKTPMGRAGELQELDGALLFLASEASSYVTGQVLTVDGGWTAI
- a CDS encoding zinc-binding dehydrogenase, which gives rise to MRAATISAGALVVAERPDPVPGTGQLLVRTRAAGVNAADLLQVQGLYPAPPGSPEDIPGMELAGEVVGVGPDVQRFGPGDRVMAVVGGGAQAELVLVHERTALPVPDSLPWDAAGAFPEAFTTAHDALFTQCQLAIGERVLVHGAAGGVGTAAVQLAVAGGARTTATVRHPELRPAVGALGAEAVGTDDFVERGPFDMVLELVGGPNMPANLAALATGGRISVIGVGAGTTADIDLRTLMMLRGRIVASTLRARPLEAKADAARRLEKHVLPLLADGQLQVPIAARFDLDHVAEAYDRFATPGKLGKVVVLTDG